One window from the genome of Bubalus kerabau isolate K-KA32 ecotype Philippines breed swamp buffalo chromosome 17, PCC_UOA_SB_1v2, whole genome shotgun sequence encodes:
- the TARM1 gene encoding T-cell-interacting, activating receptor on myeloid cells protein 1 produces the protein MGFLRAGGWGAPRPETGFLPEALPKPSLRAWPSSVVPAGSSVTLRCRTPTRDVSFALRKGARVWEMVQSPDSTEDRAEFHLPDVKSSDAGEYTCEYHRRGNPHVSARPSDALLLLVTGYLRQPSLQAHRRGPVTEGQEVTLQCQRPAAELGPVMFALLKAGSAAPVQVRAPAGRETDFSLRNLSAGDSGNYSCVYYQARAPFRASQASPRLEIRVAASLPSITSDYTTGNHIRLALAAVIMVIAGAFLLEAWCRQRHVRGQSG, from the exons atgGGCTTCCTGAGAGCAGGTGGGTGGGGTGCCCCCAGACCTGAGACCGGCTTCCTTCCAGAGGCGCTTCCCAAGCCCTCCCTCAGGGCCTGGCCCAGCTCCGTGGTCCCCGCTGGGAGCTCTGTGACCCTGCGATGCAGGACTCCCACCAGGGATGTAAGCTTCGCTCTCAGGAAGGGGGCACGCGTCTGGGAGATGGTCCAGTCACCCGACTCCACAGAGGACCGGGCTGAATTCCATCTCCCGGATGTAAAGTCCAGCGACGCGGGCGAGTACACCTGCGAATACCACAGGAGGGGGAACCCCCACGTGAGCGCACGGCCCAGCGACGCCCTGCTACTGCTGGTGACGG GGTATCTCCGTCAACCTTCCCTCCAAGCGCACCGAAGGGGGCCAGTGACCGAAGGGCAAGAGGTGACCCTGCAGTGCCAGAGGCCGGCCGCGGAGCTGGGGCCGGTCATGTTCGCCCTGCTCAAGGCAGGAAGCGCAGCGCCGGTGCAGGTCCGGGCGCCGGCCGGGCGGGAGACCGACTTCTCCCTGCGGAACTTGAGCGCCGGCGACAGCGGGAACTACAGCTGCGTGTACTACCAGGCCAGGGCCCCTTTCCGGGCTTCACAGGCCAGTCCTCGCCTTGAGATCCGGGTGGCGG CTTCCCTGCCTTCCATAACCTCGGATTACACCACGGGGAACCACATCAGACTCGCTCTAGCCGCCGTAATTATGGTTATTGCGGGGGCTTTCCTGCTCGAAGCCTGGTGTAGGCAGAGGCACGTCCGCGGGCAGTCAG GATGA